In one Pelecanus crispus isolate bPelCri1 chromosome 12, bPelCri1.pri, whole genome shotgun sequence genomic region, the following are encoded:
- the GIT1 gene encoding ARF GTPase-activating protein GIT1 isoform X1, with the protein MSRKAPRAEVCADCSAPDPGWASINRGVLICDECCSVHRSLGRHISIVKHLRHSPWPATLLQMVHTLASNGANSIWEHSLLDPAQVQSGRRKANPQDKVHPTKSEFIRAKYQMLAFVHKLPCRDDDGVTAKDLSKQLHSSVRTGNLETCLRLLSLGAQANFFHPEKGTTPLHVAAKAGQILQAELLVVYGADPGAPDVNGRTPIDYARQAAQHELAERLVECQYELTDRLAFYLCGRKPDHKNGHYIIPQMADRVRPKCMAQSLDLSELAKAAKKKLQALSNRLFEELAMDVYDEVDRRENDAVWLTTQNHSTLVTERSAVPFLPVNPEYSATRNQGRQKLARFNAREFATLLIDILGEAKRRQQGKSLLSPTDALDYSLRSQSDLDDQHDYDSVASDEDTDQELLRNASRNNRARSMDSSDLSDGPITLQEYLEVKKALAASEAKVQQLMKVNNSLSDELRRLQREIHKLQAENTQIRQQTGPVHPTPAPSERPEHGHPPGTAPPHRRDRQAFSMYEPGSALKPFGQPVEELVTRLQPFGAGEVEDEALYSMHIPASVYRIRKGPSASSVPFPPSSPLLSCPPDGARHMSKLDRHGSGTDSDYDNTQAGEVLISMEGKRFVELSKDEDFPHELDPLDGELDPGLPSTEDVILKTEQVTKNIQELLRAAQESKHDSFVPCSEKIHSAVTEMASLFPKKPALETVRSSLRLLNASAYRLQSECRKTVPPEPGAAVDYQLLTQQVIQCAYDIAKAAKQLVTITTREKKQ; encoded by the exons ATGTCCCGGAAGGCGCCGCGGGCGGAGGTGTGCGCCGACTGCAGCGCCCCAG ACCCCGGCTGGGCCTCCATCAACCGCGGGGTGCTCATCTGTGATGAGTGCTGCAGCGTGCACCGCAGCCTGGGCCGCCACATCTCCATCGTCAAGCACCTGCGCCACAGCCCCTGGCCCGCCACCCTGCTCCAG ATGGTGCACACCTTGGCGAGCAACGGGGCCAACTCCATCTGGGAGCACTCGCTGCTGGACCCGGCCCAGGTGCAGAGCGGGCGCCGGAAGGCAAACCCCCAGGACAAAGTGCA ccccaccaagTCGGAGTTCATCCGCGCCAAGTACCAGATGCTGGCCTTCGTCCACAAGCTGCCCTGCCGGGACGACGACGGCGTCACTGCCAAGGACCTCAGCAAG CAATTGCACTCGAGCGTACGGACGGGCAACCTGGAGACCTGCCTGCGCCTGCTCTCGCTGGGCGCCCAGGCCAACTTCTTCCACCCG GAGAAGGGCACCACGCCGCTGCACGTGGCGGCCAAGGCCGGGCAGatcctgcaggcagagctgctggtggtCTACGGCGCCGACCCCGGGGCGCCCGACGTGAACGGCCGGACCCCCATCGACTACGCCAG gcaggcagcccagcaCGAGCTGGCGGAGCGGCTGGTGGAGTGCCAGTACGAGCTGACCGACCGGCTGGCTTTTTACCTCTGCGGCAGGAAGCCGG ACCACAAGAACGGGCACTACATCATCCCGCAGATGGCCGACAG GGTGCGCCCAAAGTGCATGGCACAGAG CCTGGACCTCTCCGAgctggccaaggcggccaagaAGAAGCTGCAGGCG CTCAGCAACCGCCTCTTTGAGGAGCTGGCCATGGACGTCTACGACGAGGTGGACCGCCGGGAGAATGACGCGG TCTGGCTGACGACGCAGAACCACAGCACGCTGGTGACAGAGCGCAGCGCCGTCCCCTTCCTCCCTGTCAACCCCGAGTACTCGGCCACGCGCAACCAG ggccgGCAGAAGCTGGCCAGGTTCAATGCCAGGGAGTTCGCCACCTTGCTCATCGACATCCTCGGGGAAGCCAAGCGCCGGCAGCAAGGGAAGAGCCTGCTGAGCCCCACAG aCGCCCTCGACTACTCGCTGCGGAGCCAGAGCGACTTGGACGACCAGCACGACTACGACAGCGTCGCCTCCGACGAGGACACGGACCAGGAGCTGCTGCGCAACGCCTCCCGCAACAACCGTGCCAGG AGCATGGACTCCTCCGACCTCTCGGACGGCCCCATCACGCTGCAGGAGTACCTGGAGGTGAAGAAGGCTCTGGCTGCCTCCGAGGCCAAGGTGCAGCAGCTGATGAAGGTGAACAACAGCCTGAGCGACGAGCTGCGCCGGCTGCAGCGCGAG ATTCACAAGCTGCAGGCGGAGAACACGCAGATCCGGCAGCAGACGGGTCCCGTGCACCCAACCCCGGCCCCCAGCGAGCGGCCGGAGCACGGGCACCCCCCAGGCACGGCCCCCCCGCACCGCCGGGACCGCCAGGCCTTCTCCATGTACGAGCCGGGCTCGGCGCTGAAACCCTTCGGGCAGCCGGTGGAGGAGCTGGTGACGCGGCTGCAGCCCTTCGGTGCCGGC GAGGTGGAGGACGAGGCTCTGTATTCCATGCACATCCCGGCCAGCGTGTACCGG aTCCGGAAAGGTCCGTCTGCCTCCTCGGTGCCCTTTCCCCCATCCTCCCCGCTGCTCTCCTGCCCGCCCGACGGTGCCCGGCACATG aGCAAGCTGGACCGGCACGGCAGCGGCACCGACAGCGACTACGACAACACCCAGGCGGGTGAGGTCCTAATCAG CATGGAGGGGAAGCGGTTCGTGGAGCTGAGCAAGGACGAGGACTTCCCCCACGAGCTGGACCCGCTGGACGGGGAGCTGGACCCTGGGCTGCCCAGCACAGAGGACGTCATCCTCAAAACCGAGCAGGTCACCAAGAACAtccaggagctgctgcgggCGGCGCAGGAGTCCAAGCACGACAG CTTCGTGCCCTGCTCGGAGAAGATCCACTCAGCTGTGACGGAGATGGCATCGCTCTTCCCCAAG AAGCCGGCGCTGGAGACAGTGCGGAGCTCCCTGCGGCTGCTCAACGCCAGCGCCTACCGGCTGCAGAGCGAGTGCCGCAAGACCGTGCCGCCCGAGCCGGGCGCTGCCGTGGACTACCAGCTCCTGACCCAGCAGGTCATCCAGTGTGCCTACGACATCGCCAAGGCCGCCAAGCAGCTGGTCACCATCACCACCCGCGAGAAGAAGCAGTGA
- the GIT1 gene encoding ARF GTPase-activating protein GIT1 isoform X2: MSRKAPRAEVCADCSAPDPGWASINRGVLICDECCSVHRSLGRHISIVKHLRHSPWPATLLQMVHTLASNGANSIWEHSLLDPAQVQSGRRKANPQDKVHPTKSEFIRAKYQMLAFVHKLPCRDDDGVTAKDLSKQLHSSVRTGNLETCLRLLSLGAQANFFHPEKGTTPLHVAAKAGQILQAELLVVYGADPGAPDVNGRTPIDYARQAAQHELAERLVECQYELTDRLAFYLCGRKPDHKNGHYIIPQMADSLDLSELAKAAKKKLQALSNRLFEELAMDVYDEVDRRENDAVWLTTQNHSTLVTERSAVPFLPVNPEYSATRNQGRQKLARFNAREFATLLIDILGEAKRRQQGKSLLSPTDALDYSLRSQSDLDDQHDYDSVASDEDTDQELLRNASRNNRARSMDSSDLSDGPITLQEYLEVKKALAASEAKVQQLMKVNNSLSDELRRLQREIHKLQAENTQIRQQTGPVHPTPAPSERPEHGHPPGTAPPHRRDRQAFSMYEPGSALKPFGQPVEELVTRLQPFGAGEVEDEALYSMHIPASVYRIRKGPSASSVPFPPSSPLLSCPPDGARHMSKLDRHGSGTDSDYDNTQAGEVLISMEGKRFVELSKDEDFPHELDPLDGELDPGLPSTEDVILKTEQVTKNIQELLRAAQESKHDSFVPCSEKIHSAVTEMASLFPKKPALETVRSSLRLLNASAYRLQSECRKTVPPEPGAAVDYQLLTQQVIQCAYDIAKAAKQLVTITTREKKQ; this comes from the exons ATGTCCCGGAAGGCGCCGCGGGCGGAGGTGTGCGCCGACTGCAGCGCCCCAG ACCCCGGCTGGGCCTCCATCAACCGCGGGGTGCTCATCTGTGATGAGTGCTGCAGCGTGCACCGCAGCCTGGGCCGCCACATCTCCATCGTCAAGCACCTGCGCCACAGCCCCTGGCCCGCCACCCTGCTCCAG ATGGTGCACACCTTGGCGAGCAACGGGGCCAACTCCATCTGGGAGCACTCGCTGCTGGACCCGGCCCAGGTGCAGAGCGGGCGCCGGAAGGCAAACCCCCAGGACAAAGTGCA ccccaccaagTCGGAGTTCATCCGCGCCAAGTACCAGATGCTGGCCTTCGTCCACAAGCTGCCCTGCCGGGACGACGACGGCGTCACTGCCAAGGACCTCAGCAAG CAATTGCACTCGAGCGTACGGACGGGCAACCTGGAGACCTGCCTGCGCCTGCTCTCGCTGGGCGCCCAGGCCAACTTCTTCCACCCG GAGAAGGGCACCACGCCGCTGCACGTGGCGGCCAAGGCCGGGCAGatcctgcaggcagagctgctggtggtCTACGGCGCCGACCCCGGGGCGCCCGACGTGAACGGCCGGACCCCCATCGACTACGCCAG gcaggcagcccagcaCGAGCTGGCGGAGCGGCTGGTGGAGTGCCAGTACGAGCTGACCGACCGGCTGGCTTTTTACCTCTGCGGCAGGAAGCCGG ACCACAAGAACGGGCACTACATCATCCCGCAGATGGCCGACAG CCTGGACCTCTCCGAgctggccaaggcggccaagaAGAAGCTGCAGGCG CTCAGCAACCGCCTCTTTGAGGAGCTGGCCATGGACGTCTACGACGAGGTGGACCGCCGGGAGAATGACGCGG TCTGGCTGACGACGCAGAACCACAGCACGCTGGTGACAGAGCGCAGCGCCGTCCCCTTCCTCCCTGTCAACCCCGAGTACTCGGCCACGCGCAACCAG ggccgGCAGAAGCTGGCCAGGTTCAATGCCAGGGAGTTCGCCACCTTGCTCATCGACATCCTCGGGGAAGCCAAGCGCCGGCAGCAAGGGAAGAGCCTGCTGAGCCCCACAG aCGCCCTCGACTACTCGCTGCGGAGCCAGAGCGACTTGGACGACCAGCACGACTACGACAGCGTCGCCTCCGACGAGGACACGGACCAGGAGCTGCTGCGCAACGCCTCCCGCAACAACCGTGCCAGG AGCATGGACTCCTCCGACCTCTCGGACGGCCCCATCACGCTGCAGGAGTACCTGGAGGTGAAGAAGGCTCTGGCTGCCTCCGAGGCCAAGGTGCAGCAGCTGATGAAGGTGAACAACAGCCTGAGCGACGAGCTGCGCCGGCTGCAGCGCGAG ATTCACAAGCTGCAGGCGGAGAACACGCAGATCCGGCAGCAGACGGGTCCCGTGCACCCAACCCCGGCCCCCAGCGAGCGGCCGGAGCACGGGCACCCCCCAGGCACGGCCCCCCCGCACCGCCGGGACCGCCAGGCCTTCTCCATGTACGAGCCGGGCTCGGCGCTGAAACCCTTCGGGCAGCCGGTGGAGGAGCTGGTGACGCGGCTGCAGCCCTTCGGTGCCGGC GAGGTGGAGGACGAGGCTCTGTATTCCATGCACATCCCGGCCAGCGTGTACCGG aTCCGGAAAGGTCCGTCTGCCTCCTCGGTGCCCTTTCCCCCATCCTCCCCGCTGCTCTCCTGCCCGCCCGACGGTGCCCGGCACATG aGCAAGCTGGACCGGCACGGCAGCGGCACCGACAGCGACTACGACAACACCCAGGCGGGTGAGGTCCTAATCAG CATGGAGGGGAAGCGGTTCGTGGAGCTGAGCAAGGACGAGGACTTCCCCCACGAGCTGGACCCGCTGGACGGGGAGCTGGACCCTGGGCTGCCCAGCACAGAGGACGTCATCCTCAAAACCGAGCAGGTCACCAAGAACAtccaggagctgctgcgggCGGCGCAGGAGTCCAAGCACGACAG CTTCGTGCCCTGCTCGGAGAAGATCCACTCAGCTGTGACGGAGATGGCATCGCTCTTCCCCAAG AAGCCGGCGCTGGAGACAGTGCGGAGCTCCCTGCGGCTGCTCAACGCCAGCGCCTACCGGCTGCAGAGCGAGTGCCGCAAGACCGTGCCGCCCGAGCCGGGCGCTGCCGTGGACTACCAGCTCCTGACCCAGCAGGTCATCCAGTGTGCCTACGACATCGCCAAGGCCGCCAAGCAGCTGGTCACCATCACCACCCGCGAGAAGAAGCAGTGA
- the GIT1 gene encoding ARF GTPase-activating protein GIT1 isoform X3 has product MSRKAPRAEVCADCSAPDPGWASINRGVLICDECCSVHRSLGRHISIVKHLRHSPWPATLLQMVHTLASNGANSIWEHSLLDPAQVQSGRRKANPQDKVHPTKSEFIRAKYQMLAFVHKLPCRDDDGVTAKDLSKQLHSSVRTGNLETCLRLLSLGAQANFFHPEKGTTPLHVAAKAGQILQAELLVVYGADPGAPDVNGRTPIDYARQAAQHELAERLVECQYELTDRLAFYLCGRKPDHKNGHYIIPQMADSLDLSELAKAAKKKLQALSNRLFEELAMDVYDEVDRRENDAVWLTTQNHSTLVTERSAVPFLPVNPEYSATRNQGRQKLARFNAREFATLLIDILGEAKRRQQGKSLLSPTDALDYSLRSQSDLDDQHDYDSVASDEDTDQELLRNASRNNRARSMDSSDLSDGPITLQEYLEVKKALAASEAKVQQLMKVNNSLSDELRRLQREIHKLQAENTQIRQQTGPVHPTPAPSERPEHGHPPGTAPPHRRDRQAFSMYEPGSALKPFGQPVEELVTRLQPFGAGIRKGPSASSVPFPPSSPLLSCPPDGARHMSKLDRHGSGTDSDYDNTQAGEVLISMEGKRFVELSKDEDFPHELDPLDGELDPGLPSTEDVILKTEQVTKNIQELLRAAQESKHDSFVPCSEKIHSAVTEMASLFPKKPALETVRSSLRLLNASAYRLQSECRKTVPPEPGAAVDYQLLTQQVIQCAYDIAKAAKQLVTITTREKKQ; this is encoded by the exons ATGTCCCGGAAGGCGCCGCGGGCGGAGGTGTGCGCCGACTGCAGCGCCCCAG ACCCCGGCTGGGCCTCCATCAACCGCGGGGTGCTCATCTGTGATGAGTGCTGCAGCGTGCACCGCAGCCTGGGCCGCCACATCTCCATCGTCAAGCACCTGCGCCACAGCCCCTGGCCCGCCACCCTGCTCCAG ATGGTGCACACCTTGGCGAGCAACGGGGCCAACTCCATCTGGGAGCACTCGCTGCTGGACCCGGCCCAGGTGCAGAGCGGGCGCCGGAAGGCAAACCCCCAGGACAAAGTGCA ccccaccaagTCGGAGTTCATCCGCGCCAAGTACCAGATGCTGGCCTTCGTCCACAAGCTGCCCTGCCGGGACGACGACGGCGTCACTGCCAAGGACCTCAGCAAG CAATTGCACTCGAGCGTACGGACGGGCAACCTGGAGACCTGCCTGCGCCTGCTCTCGCTGGGCGCCCAGGCCAACTTCTTCCACCCG GAGAAGGGCACCACGCCGCTGCACGTGGCGGCCAAGGCCGGGCAGatcctgcaggcagagctgctggtggtCTACGGCGCCGACCCCGGGGCGCCCGACGTGAACGGCCGGACCCCCATCGACTACGCCAG gcaggcagcccagcaCGAGCTGGCGGAGCGGCTGGTGGAGTGCCAGTACGAGCTGACCGACCGGCTGGCTTTTTACCTCTGCGGCAGGAAGCCGG ACCACAAGAACGGGCACTACATCATCCCGCAGATGGCCGACAG CCTGGACCTCTCCGAgctggccaaggcggccaagaAGAAGCTGCAGGCG CTCAGCAACCGCCTCTTTGAGGAGCTGGCCATGGACGTCTACGACGAGGTGGACCGCCGGGAGAATGACGCGG TCTGGCTGACGACGCAGAACCACAGCACGCTGGTGACAGAGCGCAGCGCCGTCCCCTTCCTCCCTGTCAACCCCGAGTACTCGGCCACGCGCAACCAG ggccgGCAGAAGCTGGCCAGGTTCAATGCCAGGGAGTTCGCCACCTTGCTCATCGACATCCTCGGGGAAGCCAAGCGCCGGCAGCAAGGGAAGAGCCTGCTGAGCCCCACAG aCGCCCTCGACTACTCGCTGCGGAGCCAGAGCGACTTGGACGACCAGCACGACTACGACAGCGTCGCCTCCGACGAGGACACGGACCAGGAGCTGCTGCGCAACGCCTCCCGCAACAACCGTGCCAGG AGCATGGACTCCTCCGACCTCTCGGACGGCCCCATCACGCTGCAGGAGTACCTGGAGGTGAAGAAGGCTCTGGCTGCCTCCGAGGCCAAGGTGCAGCAGCTGATGAAGGTGAACAACAGCCTGAGCGACGAGCTGCGCCGGCTGCAGCGCGAG ATTCACAAGCTGCAGGCGGAGAACACGCAGATCCGGCAGCAGACGGGTCCCGTGCACCCAACCCCGGCCCCCAGCGAGCGGCCGGAGCACGGGCACCCCCCAGGCACGGCCCCCCCGCACCGCCGGGACCGCCAGGCCTTCTCCATGTACGAGCCGGGCTCGGCGCTGAAACCCTTCGGGCAGCCGGTGGAGGAGCTGGTGACGCGGCTGCAGCCCTTCGGTGCCGGC aTCCGGAAAGGTCCGTCTGCCTCCTCGGTGCCCTTTCCCCCATCCTCCCCGCTGCTCTCCTGCCCGCCCGACGGTGCCCGGCACATG aGCAAGCTGGACCGGCACGGCAGCGGCACCGACAGCGACTACGACAACACCCAGGCGGGTGAGGTCCTAATCAG CATGGAGGGGAAGCGGTTCGTGGAGCTGAGCAAGGACGAGGACTTCCCCCACGAGCTGGACCCGCTGGACGGGGAGCTGGACCCTGGGCTGCCCAGCACAGAGGACGTCATCCTCAAAACCGAGCAGGTCACCAAGAACAtccaggagctgctgcgggCGGCGCAGGAGTCCAAGCACGACAG CTTCGTGCCCTGCTCGGAGAAGATCCACTCAGCTGTGACGGAGATGGCATCGCTCTTCCCCAAG AAGCCGGCGCTGGAGACAGTGCGGAGCTCCCTGCGGCTGCTCAACGCCAGCGCCTACCGGCTGCAGAGCGAGTGCCGCAAGACCGTGCCGCCCGAGCCGGGCGCTGCCGTGGACTACCAGCTCCTGACCCAGCAGGTCATCCAGTGTGCCTACGACATCGCCAAGGCCGCCAAGCAGCTGGTCACCATCACCACCCGCGAGAAGAAGCAGTGA
- the ABHD15 gene encoding protein ABHD15, whose translation MVSPEGLVAAAAVLAGLGLLAWCLWAGRLEVPGDGGEEDEEEGIPFITEDGSGRCRLLCKPSALAQHLVRSLGQSAGLRGGRWLWPRWPRLRMLQQLLQPPEPEPVVARELLQLPDMGLVALDWLVGPRGAGSGRGGPGSVLLLIPNAAGKVTAGLLQLGLRALERGFIPVIFNRRGHNGCPLTTPRLQPFGDPGDLREAVTYLRCRHPAALLLAVSEGSGSGLLLAYLGESGSSSRLAAAACISPVFRGRDWFEAGMPWFYEWPLLLHLKRGLSRYVGSLAEAVEVDGLLGSRSLRELEEALFCRTKSRPSSWEAYWERNEPLRDADEVAVPVLCLCSADDPVRGPPARSLPLELFRSSPYFFLLLTLRGGHCGFPRRGPRCWGHEAVLEYLRAMAEFLRAEERRKGLPRPRRWGVPAAEPPVFTWQRSYTR comes from the exons ATGGTGTCCCCCGAGGGTTTGGTGGCCGCAGCCGCGGTGCTCGCCGGCCTGGGCCTCCTGGCCTGGTGCCTTTgggcagggaggctggaggtACCTGGAGACGGCggagaggaggatgaggaagagggGATCCCCTTCATCACCGAGGACGGCTCAGGGCGCTGCCGGCTGCTGTGCAAGCCCTCGGCACTGGCCCAGCACCTGGTGCGGAGCTTGGGGCAgtcggcggggctgcgggggggccgCTGGCTGTGGCCGCGCTGGCCCCGGCTCCggatgctgcagcagctcctgcagccgcCCGAGCCAGAGCCGGTGGTGGCCCgggagctcctgcagctgcccgACATGGGGCTGGTGGCCCTGGACTGGCTGGTggggccgcggggggccggCAGCGGCAGGGGGGGGCCCGGCTCGGTGCTGCTGCTCATCCCCAACGCTGCCGGGAAGGTGACggcggggctgctgcagctggggctgcgggcgctGGAGCGGGGCTTCATCCCCGTCATCTTCAACCGCCGGGGTCACAACGGCTGCCCCCTCACCACCCCCCGGCTCCAGCCCtttggggaccctggggacctGCGGGAGGCGGTGACCTACCTGCGGTGCCGGCACCCTGCCGCCTTGCTGCTGGCCGTCAGCGAGGGCTCGGGCTCGGGGCTGCTGCTCGCCTACCTGGGGGAGAGCGGCTCCTCCAGCCgcctggccgccgccgcctgcatCTCCCCGGTCTTCCGCGGCCGGGACTGGTTTGAGGCCGGGATGCCCTGGTTCTACGAGTGGCCGCTGCTCCTGCACCTGAAGAGGGGACTCAGCAG GTACGTGGGGTCCCTGGCCGAGGCGGTGGAGGTGGACGGGCTGCTGGGCAGCCGCTCGCTGCGGGAGCTGGAGGAAGCCCTCTTCTGCCGGACCAAGAGCCgccccagcagctgggaagcctACTGGGAGCGCAACGAGCCCCTGCGCGACGCCGATGAGGTGGCCGTGCCGGTGCTGTGCCTCTGCAGCGCCGACGACCCCGTCCGCGGCCCCCCGGCCCGCAGCCTGCCCCTGGAGCTCTTCCGCAGCAGCCCCTacttcttcctgctgctgacCCTGCGCGGGGGGCACTGCGGCTTCCCCCGGCGCGGACCCCGCTGCTGGGGCCACGAGGCCGTGCTGGAGTACCTCAGGGCCATGGCCGAGTTCCTGCGGGCAGAGGAGCGGAGGAAGGGGCTGCCGCGGCCCCGCAggtggggggtcccggccgccGAGCCCCCCGTCTTCACCTGGCAGAGGTCCTACACCCGGTAG